From a region of the Acidicapsa acidisoli genome:
- the tuf gene encoding elongation factor Tu → MAKEKFDRSKPHVNVGTIGHIDHGKTTLTAAITKVLSKHNPKIQFRSFDTIDNAPEERERGITIATAHVEYETANRHYAHVDCPGHADYIKNMITGAAQMDGGILVVAATDGPMPQTKEHVLLARQVGVPSLVVFLNKCDAVEDEELVELVEMEVRELLSKYQFPGDDVPVIRGSALGALNGEAQWEAKIDELMDAVDKYVPQPDRMVDLPFLMPIEDIFSISGRGTVVTGRIERGKVKVGEEVEIVGFRDTRKTVVTGVEMFKKQLDEGLAGDNAGLLLRGIAKDDVERGMVLAKTGSITPHTKFKGEVYVLSKEEGGRHTPFFNGYRPQFYFRTTDVTGTAKLPAGTEMVMPGDNIQLEIELHTPVAMEKGLRFAIREGGRTVGAGAISEIIA, encoded by the coding sequence ATGGCGAAGGAAAAATTTGACCGGTCTAAGCCGCACGTGAACGTGGGAACGATCGGGCATATCGATCACGGAAAGACGACGTTGACGGCGGCGATCACGAAGGTATTGTCGAAGCACAATCCGAAGATCCAGTTCCGTTCGTTCGACACGATTGACAACGCGCCGGAAGAGCGGGAGCGGGGCATCACGATCGCGACAGCGCACGTGGAGTATGAGACGGCCAACCGTCACTACGCGCACGTCGACTGCCCGGGCCACGCCGACTACATCAAGAACATGATCACCGGCGCGGCGCAGATGGATGGCGGCATTCTGGTGGTTGCGGCCACCGACGGCCCGATGCCCCAGACCAAGGAGCACGTGCTTCTGGCCCGCCAGGTCGGCGTACCTTCACTGGTGGTGTTTCTGAACAAGTGCGACGCGGTCGAGGACGAAGAGCTGGTGGAGCTAGTGGAAATGGAAGTGCGCGAGCTGCTCTCCAAGTATCAGTTCCCGGGCGACGACGTTCCGGTCATCCGCGGCTCGGCACTTGGAGCTTTGAACGGCGAAGCGCAGTGGGAAGCCAAGATTGACGAGCTGATGGATGCGGTCGACAAGTACGTTCCGCAGCCGGACCGCATGGTCGACCTACCCTTCCTGATGCCGATCGAAGATATCTTCTCGATCTCCGGACGCGGCACGGTTGTTACGGGCCGCATCGAGCGCGGCAAGGTGAAGGTAGGCGAGGAAGTTGAAATCGTCGGCTTCCGCGACACGCGCAAGACGGTTGTGACCGGCGTGGAAATGTTCAAGAAGCAGCTGGACGAAGGTCTGGCGGGCGATAACGCCGGCCTGCTGCTGCGCGGCATCGCCAAGGACGACGTGGAGCGCGGCATGGTTCTGGCCAAGACCGGCTCGATTACGCCGCACACCAAGTTCAAGGGCGAGGTTTACGTACTGAGCAAGGAAGAAGGCGGCCGTCATACGCCGTTCTTCAACGGCTACCGTCCCCAGTTCTACTTCCGCACCACGGACGTGACGGGCACGGCGAAGCTTCCTGCCGGTACGGAGATGGTGATGCCGGGCGACAATATCCAGCTGGAGATCGAGCTGCACACGCCGGTTGCGATGGAAAAGGGCCTGCGTTTCGCCATCCGCGAAGGCGGCAGGACAGTCGGCGCCGGGGCCATCTCGGAGATTATCGCTTAG